A genomic segment from Pelagovum pacificum encodes:
- a CDS encoding replication initiation protein, producing MLTVLWGVAHEIDRLRLPPNYPDAKWLEIPTRLLRNPEGRSDNVWLKSCLRRLMGVELEGGNKDTEWGAVVLAQWEMTEGGSKVRLLIPPAAIAAIRAPKTFAKIEITAAYRLKGHARRLYAALADKKRMGQTWWEYTLPELQTLFDLRGKYSKWYDFSRYVLTPAIAEINDFGTVEVTAMPVKFGRSIGSVRFDWRWKDIRAAEVTDEQNERHGSARHKDQGDGSAPPLTEEAKATERQSAFLEWSKENKGQPYSDFIYWYDSKH from the coding sequence ATGCTGACGGTGCTGTGGGGTGTGGCCCATGAGATTGACCGCTTGCGCCTACCTCCAAATTATCCCGATGCGAAGTGGCTAGAGATACCGACCCGCTTGCTACGTAACCCTGAGGGCCGCTCCGATAATGTGTGGCTCAAATCGTGCCTTCGGCGGCTGATGGGCGTTGAGCTAGAGGGAGGGAACAAGGACACTGAGTGGGGCGCGGTCGTTCTTGCCCAATGGGAGATGACGGAGGGTGGCTCCAAGGTAAGGCTCCTTATCCCCCCTGCGGCCATCGCGGCCATCCGTGCGCCCAAGACCTTTGCCAAAATCGAGATAACTGCCGCCTATCGTCTCAAGGGTCACGCCCGCCGCCTGTACGCGGCCCTCGCGGACAAGAAACGCATGGGGCAAACATGGTGGGAGTATACTCTTCCCGAGCTACAGACGCTCTTTGACCTGCGCGGCAAGTACTCAAAATGGTATGACTTCTCACGCTACGTCCTCACACCCGCCATCGCTGAAATAAATGACTTTGGAACGGTCGAAGTGACGGCCATGCCAGTCAAATTTGGCCGCTCCATCGGGTCGGTGCGGTTTGACTGGCGATGGAAGGATATCCGCGCAGCCGAAGTGACCGACGAACAAAATGAACGCCATGGCTCCGCTCGACACAAGGACCAAGGCGACGGCTCCGCGCCGCCACTGACAGAAGAAGCCAAAGCGACAGAACGTCAGTCCGCTTTTCTGGAATGGTCCAAAGAAAACAAGGGCCAGCCCTACAGCGACTTTATATACTGGTACGATTCCAAGCATTAG
- a CDS encoding BrnT family toxin codes for MNEVVFEGFDWDDGNWPKCGKHGMTRAEIEEVFLNTPAIKPHPNHSQVEERMKAIGKTDEGRAAYVSFTLRPSRAGGALIRPVSARYMHRKEVKKYEQDN; via the coding sequence ATGAATGAAGTGGTTTTTGAAGGGTTCGACTGGGACGATGGCAACTGGCCCAAGTGCGGTAAGCACGGCATGACCCGTGCGGAGATCGAGGAGGTGTTTCTCAACACGCCCGCGATCAAACCGCATCCCAATCACTCGCAAGTCGAGGAACGGATGAAGGCCATCGGAAAAACTGACGAGGGACGGGCCGCCTATGTGTCGTTCACCCTTCGACCGTCTAGAGCTGGTGGTGCCCTCATCCGACCCGTTTCAGCAAGATACATGCACCGAAAGGAGGTGAAGAAGTATGAGCAAGACAACTAA
- a CDS encoding CopG family antitoxin — MSKTTKTDKPLPVHTTDEAAQAFTDEADLSEYDLSGFQPVTFTLGKKDARLEMRISQTELETLKAEAKRRGIPHSRLARAFIEQGLRALPLSPR; from the coding sequence ATGAGCAAGACAACTAAAACCGATAAGCCCCTGCCAGTGCACACGACTGACGAAGCCGCGCAGGCGTTCACCGATGAAGCCGACTTGTCAGAGTACGATCTGTCAGGATTTCAACCTGTCACGTTCACACTGGGAAAGAAGGACGCGCGCCTAGAGATGCGTATCTCGCAGACCGAGCTTGAGACCTTGAAGGCCGAAGCCAAGCGACGCGGCATTCCGCACTCGCGGCTTGCGCGGGCCTTCATCGAGCAAGGACTTCGCGCCCTGCCGCTCTCCCCTCGCTAA